The proteins below are encoded in one region of Lactuca sativa cultivar Salinas chromosome 3, Lsat_Salinas_v11, whole genome shotgun sequence:
- the LOC111918987 gene encoding uncharacterized protein LOC111918987, with the protein MEAQRAGAEIVYGSEECYSHSIELLKELGFPRGVLPLKDLQECGRVRETGFVWMKLKAPYEHFFEQTNTRVSYDTEVTAYVEKCKMKKMTGIKSKQLLMWVPIVEMSMEDANSHKIYFKIPVGIGKSFPITAFMTEEEKKKYIEEGI; encoded by the coding sequence ATGGAAGCACAGAGAGCCGGAGCCGAGATCGTATATGGGTCCGAAGAGTGCTACAGTCACTCAATCGAGCTCCTCAAGGAGCTTGGTTTCCCTAGAGGCGTTCTTCCACTTAAAGACCTCCAAGAATGTGGTCGGGTTCGAGAGACTGGGTTTGTTTGGATGAAGCTAAAGGCTCCGTACGAACACTTCTTTGAGCAGACTAATACACGTGTCAGTTATGATACAGAGGTGACTGCGTACGTTGAAAAATGTAAGATGAAGAAAATGACTGGGATCAAAAGTAAACAACTCTTAATGTGGGTGCCTATtgttgagatgagtatggaagaTGCTAATAGTCACAAAATATATTTCAAGATTCCGGTTGGGATTGGAAAATCCTTTCCTATTACAGCGTTTATGACCGAAGAGGAGAAAAAAAAGTACATCGAGGAAGGGATATGA
- the LOC111918977 gene encoding embryogenesis-associated protein EMB8 — MISRNPPIMAIVAPNLITQSLFANSLKLRQSRVRRLPATMATPVAVTGTTADQFKDHHPSLEVLGGACDSFCPIIKTHLDRPYNSFPVFGSNCHLETIFAAFFRKIPDVKLKRECLRTQDDGTVTLDWVSGDTRNLPETSPILLLLPGLSGGSQDAYVRHMLVRARNRGWRVVVFNSRGCADSPVTTPQMYSASFLGDLDEVVGHITTRYPKANLYGTGWSMGANILVQYLGKESGARRFSGAVSMCNPFNLVMSDEDICQGFSRIYNRSLGKALGGILKKHLPLFEDIGGDYNIPLAANAETIREYDEGLTRISFGFKSVDEYLQKSCSADHIKNVQTPLLCIQARNDPIAPDRAIPREDIKMNPNCLLIVTPKGGHLGWVAGEDAPLGCPWTDPMVMDFLQHLENEKSGIQEATNSLLQPLEA, encoded by the exons ATGATTTCTAGGAATCCTCCAATAATGGCGATAGTAGCTCCAAATCTCATCACCCAGTCGCTATTCGCCAATTCTCTAAAGCTCCGGCAATCGCGCGTTAGACGACTACCTGCAACCATGGCGACTCCCGTCGCTGTTACAGGAACGACGGCGGATCAATTCAAAGACCATCACCCGTCGCTGGAAGTTCTGGGCGGAGCTTGTGACTCCTTCTGTCCAATTATCAAGACTCATTTGGACCGTCCGTACAATTCCTTTCCGGTATTCGGGTCAAACTGCCACCTCGAGACCATATTCGCCGCTTTCTTCCGAAAAATCCCCGATGTGAAGTTGAAGCGCGAGTGCCTCAGGACCCAAGACGACGGAACTGTCACCCTCGATTGGGTCTCCGGCGATACCCGCAACTTGCCGGAAACCTCCCCTATCCTACTCTTACTC CCTGGTTTGTCGGGAGGAAGTCAAGATGCATATGTACGGCATATGCTGGTGAGAGCAAGAAATAGAGGGTGGCGCGTGGTGGTATTCAACAGCCGTGGCTGTGCTGATAGCCCTGTTACCACACCTCAg ATGTATTCGGCTTCATTTTTGGGAGATCTTGATGAAGTGGTAGGACACATTACTACCAGGTACCCTAAAGCCAATTTATACGGCACTGGTTGGTCCATGGGAGCAAACATTCTTGTTCAATATTTGGGGAAG GAGTCTGGTGCAAGGAGATTTTCTGGTGCAGTTTCCATGTGTAATCCTTTCAATTTGGTTATGTCGGATGAGGATATATGCCAAGGGTTTAGCAGAATTTATAACAGATCTCTTGGAAAGGCTTTGGGTGGCATTTTAAAGAA GCATCTTCCTCTGTTTGAAGACATTGGAGGCGATTACAATATCCCTTTGGCTGCAAATGCAGAAACTATCCGGGAGTATGATGAAGGACTGACTCGAA TTTCGTTTGGGTTCAAGTCAGTGGATGAGTATTTGCAGAAGTCATGCAGCGCAGATCACATAAAGAACGTTCAAACACCTTTGCTTTGCATACAG GCAAGAAATGATCCAATAGCACCTGATAGAGCAATACCTCGTGAAGATATAAAG ATGAACCCTAATTGTTTGCTGATAGTTACACCTAAAGGAGGTCATTTAGGGTGGGTTGCAGGTGAAGATGCTCCTTTAGGATGCCCATGGACTGATCCCATGGTCATGGATTTCCTGCAACATCTTGAAAATGAAAAATCAGGCATACAAGAAGCTACTAATAGCCTGCTACAGCCACTAGAGGCATAG